One stretch of Zingiber officinale cultivar Zhangliang chromosome 6B, Zo_v1.1, whole genome shotgun sequence DNA includes these proteins:
- the LOC121990836 gene encoding putative pentatricopeptide repeat-containing protein At3g23330, giving the protein MYGSRGRILDIVLRDGDGWSSPNAFALASRLKSYSVCGDLDFGQQLHGVVRRGLSVLCFVIKSGLEQDEFLCSSPVDMYSKYGLSMEAHKVFIRTIDPDIVVWSAIISCFTQLGLNTGAVELFRTMESIGAKANHRTLASVASAASELGDLALCASLHASILKNGFETGIEVGNAILNMYTKNVAVGDGCVMFDTMLYHDTVSWNCLPLDFTMEMPVIKG; this is encoded by the coding sequence ATGTACGGATCGCGCGGAAGAATTCTTGATATTGTTCTGCGAGATGGTGACGGATGGAGCTCGCCAAACGCTTTTGCTCTTGCCTCTCGTCTGAAATCTTATTCAGTTTGTGGAGACTTGGATTTCGGGCAGCAGTTGCACGGGGTTGTTAGACGAGGCCTGTCAGTTCTTTGTTTTGTGATCAAGAGTGGGTTGGAACAAGATGAGTTCTTATGTAGTAGTCCAGTGGATATGTACTCCAAATATGGTTTGTCTATGGAAGCTCATAAGGTCTTCATTAGAACTATTGATCCTGATATTGTTGTCTGGAGTGCGATTATATCATGCTTTACTCAGCTAGGATTGAACACTGGGGCAGTCGAATTGTTTAGAACTATGGAGAGCATAGGAGCCAAAGCAAATCATCGTACTCTTGCGAGTGTTGCAAGTGCTGCTTCTGAGTTAGGCGATCTAGCTCTATGTGCAAGTCTTCATGCATCCATTTTGAAAAATGGATTTGAAACAGGAATAGAAGTTGGCAATGCTATATTAAACATGTACACGAAGAATGTGGCTGTAGGAGATGGGTGTGTGATGTTTGACACTATGTTGTACCACGACACTGTATCCTGGAATTGCCTTCCTCTGGATTTCACAATGGAAATGCCTGTGATAAAGGGCTAA
- the LOC121992253 gene encoding EKC/KEOPS complex subunit TP53RK-like isoform X1, which produces MEVRCMTKARRLGVPTPVLYAVDPILHTLTFEYVDGLSVKEILLDFGLNGIVEEQLNDIAIQIGTAMGKMHDGGLIHGDLTTSNMIIRGETNHLVLIDFGLSFTSTIPENKAVDLYVLERALLSMHSSCGNVMEKILSAYRKSSKQWSSTMNKLAQVRQRGRKRTMVG; this is translated from the exons ATG GAAGTTCGCTGCATGACAAAAGCCAGGCGTCTTGGTGTCCCCACTCCAGTATTATATGCTGTCGATCCAATTCTGCATACTCTGACATTTGAATACGTGGATGGGCTCTCTGTGAAGGAGATCCTATTAGATTTTGGATTAAATGGTATTGTTGAAGAACAACTAAATGATATTGCTATACAGATAGGAACTGCAATGGGAAAAATGCACGATGGGGGTCTTATCCATGGTGATTTGACCACTTCAAATATGATTATTAGGGGAGAGACTAATCATTTG GTTCTTATAGACTTCGGTCTGAGTTTCACATCAACTATTCCTGAAAATAAAGCAGTCGATCTATATGTGTTAGAGAGAGCTTTGTTATCAATGCATTCTTCATGTGGAAATGTG ATGGAAAAAATACTGTCAGCCTATAGAAAGTCTTCTAAGCAGTGGTCATCCACGATGAACAAACTAGCTCAAG TGAGACAGCGAGGTCGAAAACGTACCATGGTAGGATGA
- the LOC121992253 gene encoding EKC/KEOPS complex subunit bud32-like isoform X2: protein MDMAIQGVENEAFGFLVKQGPFQRVFKSTFVGRLSIVKERFSKKYRHPLLDSKLTVKRLNMEVRCMTKARRLGVPTPVLYAVDPILHTLTFEYVDGLSVKEILLDFGLNGIVEEQLNDIAIQIGTAMGKMHDGGLIHGDLTTSNMIIRGETNHLVLIDFGLSFTSTIPENKAVDLYVLERALLSMHSSCGNVMEKILSAYRKSSKQWSSTMNKLAQVRQRGRKRTMVG, encoded by the exons ATGGATATGGCCATTCAGGGAGTTGAAAATGAAGCCTTTGGTTTCCTGGTTAAACAGGG CCCTTTTCAGAGGGTGTTCAAGTCAACTTTTGTGGGTCGTTTGTCGATTGTGAAAGAGCGTTTCTCCAAGAAATATAGGCATCCCTTACTTGATTCAAAGTTGACAGTGAAGCGCTTGAACATG GAAGTTCGCTGCATGACAAAAGCCAGGCGTCTTGGTGTCCCCACTCCAGTATTATATGCTGTCGATCCAATTCTGCATACTCTGACATTTGAATACGTGGATGGGCTCTCTGTGAAGGAGATCCTATTAGATTTTGGATTAAATGGTATTGTTGAAGAACAACTAAATGATATTGCTATACAGATAGGAACTGCAATGGGAAAAATGCACGATGGGGGTCTTATCCATGGTGATTTGACCACTTCAAATATGATTATTAGGGGAGAGACTAATCATTTG GTTCTTATAGACTTCGGTCTGAGTTTCACATCAACTATTCCTGAAAATAAAGCAGTCGATCTATATGTGTTAGAGAGAGCTTTGTTATCAATGCATTCTTCATGTGGAAATGTG ATGGAAAAAATACTGTCAGCCTATAGAAAGTCTTCTAAGCAGTGGTCATCCACGATGAACAAACTAGCTCAAG TGAGACAGCGAGGTCGAAAACGTACCATGGTAGGATGA
- the LOC121990837 gene encoding EKC/KEOPS complex subunit TP53RK-like gives MAIQGVENEAFGFLVKQGAEAEVRCMTKVRRLGVPTPVLYAVDPILHTLTFEYVDGLSVKEILLDFGLNGIVEEQLDDIAIQIGTAMGKMHDGGLIHGDLTTSNMIIRERLIIWKYFTSINMIIIDVLIEFGLSFTSTLPEDKAVDLYVLKRALLSMHSSCGNVVS, from the exons ATGGCCATTCAGGGAGTTGAAAATGAAGCCTTTGGTTTCCTGGTTAAACAGGGGGCAGAAGCT GAAGTTCGTTGCATGACAAAAGTTAGGCGTCTTGGTGTCCCCACTCCAGTATTATATGCTGTCGATCCAATTCTGCATACTCTGACATTTGAATACGTGGATGGGCTCTCTGTGAAGGAGATCCTATTAGATTTTGGATTAAATGGTATTGTTGAAGAACAACTAGATGATATTGCAATACAGATAGGAACTGCAATGGGAAAAATGCACGATGGGGGTCTTATCCATGGTGATTTGACCACTTCAAATATGATTATTAGGGAGAGACTAATCATTTG GAAGTATTTTACATCCATCAATATGATAATTATTGAT GTTCTTATAGAATTTGGTCTGAGTTTCACATCAACTCTTCCTGAAGATAAAGCAGTCGATCTATATGTGTTAAAGAGAGCTTTGTTGTCAATGCATTCTTCATGTGGAAATGTGGTTAGTTGA